GTGAATCTGACAGAAGAAGATTCAGCACGAGGAAGTCCGTCAATCATTGACCAGCCGTTGGCTGTCTCAGTTGGAATACTTTTGTCAGTACGCTTTGATAAGTATACTGTGTTCACTGCGCACTTAGTTGCTGAGGGtgtgaattttgacagtgtagtgctgtcccacaTCCATTACTGTTAGTGCACACTTACCAGAAATGCCGATTGCAATATTTACCTTCTTCTTTAtcctctcctttttaattgtgaattgcaaccacttgaGTTCGTCTCTCCTCTACTGTGACGCCTGAGGTCTCAAACTTGCAggaccatattttgtggcccccttTCCAGTGTAGACATGCTGTATATACTTAGACGTTGCATGGAGCACTGAGTCGTACGTTGGCGTCGCCGCCATCATGAATGTGGCAAGAGCGAACGGAGAAGACGTCAAAGTTAAAGTGCTCACActaaaaaagtttgaaaaaaacaatattacttAAGTTCAGCAACACCACAGGAATAGTTGAAACGGGCAAAACTACTTCATTGTGCAAATCATCGTAAGCACGGCGTTTGATGAGGGTTTGATGATACGGGCCAACtaaatgctattttccaaacagtaaaatgatgtggcgggcacAACATGCGAGTGAGTAAGGACACCGTGCGTGAGCAGCACGTAGTACGGCCTCCGTACGATAACGTCAGATCGTACGTTGGTCGTACCACTTGCCCAGCGTACGATGCACGCAACCGCTCACGGCCAGGCGTGGCGTGCGGGCCACGTACTCGCTCACCTCGCGCCACCGTGCCCTTGCCACTCTCTCCCCATGTTTTCAGAAAAACGTGGCGGCTGtggccccccccaaaaaaaatatacGGAATATAAAAACAGGCATGGTGGGTTGTGGTCGAGGGTTAATGCACAAGGCACCAACGCCGGACAGTCGCCAAAGGCTAAACTACAGAGACTACAAACTACAAACACACAGCCTGACAAccttcatacagtatttttccagCGCCTTCCGGTCTTTGATGACCATCACCCTGGCCTCCTCAGGCAAACACTTTAGTTGAATGAATACTTTGCTATATTACAaaagtgttttggtgtcataaaACTTGGTGAAGCAATGAGACCGAGCCCTGCCAATagcaaataaaactaaatcaaCTCCTGACAGAGTCTCACCATGTTGAGAGTTTTTATTTCCCAACACAGGCATTGCTTCTGGCATTTCACGCGCGTCCAACATCAAAACCACTGCTCCTTCATGAGCATTTGTTAGCTTAGCTTCACGGCTGTGTCTCTCTTTGCCAAtttgtgtacttagacttggcAGTTTGAGTGCACACTGCAagtgcattcacactgacatgttGTACTCACAATGgccaaaatggtgagtgtgcattGTTGGACACTTACCACACTCAAAAGTCGCCATGTTGGCTACGTAGCAGAAGGGGCGGGATTAACTTAAAATAACAGTGGCTGACGAGCAACCCGTAGCGATGGAAAGTACTCGggattccattccattttcctccgcttatccgggtccgggtcgcaggggcagcagtcttagtagggaagcccagactccccggtccccaaccacctcctccagctccaccgggaggacaccaagccgttcccaggccagctgtgagacataatccctccagtgtgtcctaggtcttccctggggccttctcccggctgggcatgcctgaagCACCTCACCAGAGAGGCGTCCggaaggcatccggactagatgcctgagccacctcaactggctcctctcgatgtgaaggagcagcggctctactctgctCTCCTCctggataaccgagctcctcatcctgtctcttagggtgagtcccgctaccctaggaagaaaactaatttcagccgcttgtatccgcgatctcgttctttcggtcacgacccaaagctcatgaccataggtgagggtgggaacatagatcgaatggtaaattgagagctttgtcttccggctcagctctctcttcaccacgacggtccggtacagcgaccgcattactgcagacgctgcgccgatccgcctatcgacctcacgtgccaaccttccctcactcaggATACTATAGTACTCGGGATATGAACGATAAACCCATGCGACCGgataccagaacatgaacaaaatgctggtgtccacaactcacatgtatttcacaatgcatttctttctactgttctttcattattaactgaacacctgaatgaaaagcaggcttgcgggcacctcatgtggtcgtgggggctacctggtgcccgcgggcaccacgttggtgacccctgcttgaGATGAATCGATGGTGgggacatgcaccgggtatcacaAGAGAAGCTATCGGTTGCTACTGTCTTATCAACGTGGGAGGATTGTCGCGCATGCTCCATAACTTGCCATGGCTGAAGATGAGAATGCTAACCACCGGCCAGCTAGCTAAACTAACCAACTAAgttgtctcacgacggtctagtCCCACTGacgtttgtacattttttggattaatttcaagaagggtgcaaaCTTGACCAACCggaccaacagaggcgagtATGGTAACTTCTCTGCTTTGTAAGttgattactttgaaatgttgcctcTGGAGTGTTGAACACACAATGTTCGGTCTGAAATGTTGTACTATTACCATTGCTATTGTCATGATTCAGTGTTGtcgctttgctgccgcctgtctgtttTCTGTTGCAGTGCATACCATACCCCAAATTACTCATGTGAATCACCTGTGACCAATTACCTGGgcctttatcagctgctgccagaccacaaccagttgccagttattcctttgCCTACCCTGCTTCCTGCACCTTCCTTCcctggctcccaactggtcttTATTACTCTTTGCCTAGCTGCCATTGTGATTCCTAGTATCGTGTATTTTCCTGCTCTGTATGCCGTTTTTGCTACAGCTTCCTTagttattgtgtgtgttttttcttcctgccttgcagtgttttttgttagagtTTTTGGCCTTAGCCCTGAAGCTTCTTAGTTgagtttttgtacttttgttgtatttttgtatatttattacctTTGGTAATAAAACGTATATTTTTTCACCCAGCGCATTTTCcttctgcattttgggttccaaCACTTGGCTTTCAGCCAATCGTGACAGCtatgacattttcaggatgggattgtttacttttctaagctaaaacagcattttcattgcacccgTGTGACAAATACTTCTGTTTGCTTGGCTGTGCTTGCAAGAGACGTGCAATTATGTAAAGGGCtttgcactttttatttattgtgtattataaattggactgaaggttaacaccagggatgtccgatattggctttttttttgccgaTGACCGATATGCCGAAATTGCCCAACTCTGTTTCTGATagcgataccgatatgtgtaacatgacaTATCCTCTCatggtggaatgaacacatactgtatctgttgtgaagctcaTGGACACAGCATCAGCAgttagcttctcaacgtggctgtaaacaacattgtacaacatctGACCAACACCTGCCATTacgttttaaaagtcaacagagtagccatttacactCTTTTGaccatcaaaaagtccagggaagaaaatcaagtgtggCAATGTTCATGTAAGCCTAGCACTGGTAGTGCAGCAGCTGCTGCGGAGccagaatgtttttatttgcatgGCCATCCATCAAAGCCGTCACATGACTGGAGGTGTCTAACGCTCAGCGTAGATCCGatgtgaaagtgaaaaggaaaAGTAATCTGCCTACCATGTGTATGAATGAAAACACACTCGATATCATACGAAAAAGAAACATGTTCACagacgtccccacggactctcctaatcgagcgcgCGCACACAGCgtcagattttaccgtcgctTGCTTCCGGGAATTGTTACATTCCTACTGAGGATGGACGGCGTATCTAGAAGATGGAAGGCGCAAGATAGTTTGCTGCTCACCACCACATTTGTTTACATGCTTGAGAGGCGGcttgatgaggtcatctttgGCCCGCCGgcaaatacgggagcccatttttgcagagctgctggaaatgtgaatttctcttggagagtaataaagtatctatctatgtatgtcgtggaattaacactgTGACTGCctttctgtttgtttattcaagcacatttttatgtgtCATGAGAGTCCGGTGGGCCGTTAATATTGGACGTCCCTAATGGTAACATGTAagacttacagtatcttgctgtattttgatgcgagagcagcttgatggagctccagcaggacccccaggcagTTTGGCAAAACCGGTTTCCTCCAGTCCGACGGATCCAATCGCTTTTCAGGCCATCCGATTGCCAAACTGCCAAACACTGTAAGCTACGCATATATCTGGGGTGTGGATGAAAGTTTATAGACAATTTATCTGCAAATGTTCAATATTGGTGTTAACTTATAAGCTCATGTAATACAATTTTATACTTTTTGTGCTGTTACACTGTAGCCTTCACTTTCATGAATTCCTGTCTGTCCTGTGCACATGTTCTTGTGTGTACAAGCTCACGTTGCTATTGCATAGCCTTGCTATTATATAGCCTGCACAGCAGCGGCTCTCCACCTcttaccaccaccaccacttttGCTGAGAGTATGGGTGAGTGTTTTTAAAGTTGCAGTATACTGCATACAGTGTATTTAATATATTCTCTAATGTGCCAATCTCACTCCTCTTGCCTCTGATAGCCCCAGCTGCGCTGCCTCCGAGGGTACCTTTTCCACGGGAGTTGATGTTTCTGCCACCAGACAAGACAGACCACAGAAGAGACCCCAGGGCCTGCGCCATGTAAGttatttgtctttctgtgtgACTGCAGCTGATATTAATCAACACAGTGTACATGTCATTTTAGAGACTGTATGCTCTCCCGGGAGAAATTACAAAATGACACATTCCCCAatacataaaacacattagtAAATTGCTTAACACATCCTCTTCACTGAATACCAGCCCAAAAAAGCTGCAACAAACACAgcagctctggcagtcgctAAGCACCACCACTACTGTGCCTGTATTGACACTGCCTGCAGCCACGGTTATTCCTCCATCACCACCTGCTCATACCCTGATGGGGCAGCAGCAACCACCCCCCTTGTCCAAAAAAACTCATACAAAGAAATGTCTGGCCTGTGGCCAACGCAAATCTAAATATGAAGGTGATGGGACATCCATTCATGCAGCTGAAGCAGGGCCCGAATAGCCCCCACATCCACATAGGCTTTCCAGGACAGCCAGGGGGTGTTCTCCATCTACAGAGAGCAGGGGATGGAAAAAGAGAAGAGCTGGAGGGAGTTCCAGGACTCTCCTTTCTATGAAAAGGAGAAACAACGGCGGGAAAGTCAATGAACAATATATTATTCATAGCCGTTTATAACATATgaataatattttacatttgagAGTGTTTTCGAGTgtgatgataaataaatattctTTGTTACCTTGCactgattttgtattttatttcaagcGCTGATATTAATAGAATCCTGATGTGAATAATTTGTTTGTAGTGATATAGAGAACATtggaaataatatatttattatacaccCTGTTGGAGAAGAATAATCAGCAGATTTCCTCGTGGGGTGGAGAAGAAGGTGAGTCGACTGATGTTTTGGCCGGATTCGAGCACCCAAACTCATTTCTCTGAAGGCtctgcattctgattggctggaAGTAAATGCCAACTACACGCGCCTGGGAGACTgggagagcgctgaccacacggctaaAACTCCGGACTGTCAACCGCGTGTCCAGCTCAGCTCTTAgagcagagggagtgaggttatACCAACACTGCGTGGcttcacaggctggcatccgttacgtCCAGCATTGTCCCACCAAGGGCGCCACATGATTGGTTACCCGCAGAGCCACGTCACAGGGAACAGCCAATCAGTGCATGATTCCAAAGACATCgagtccacatttttgccataagtttggcttttaaaggctgtggtcttaaacttttgatcagcctatttcactttaaatgcttgtttgttttcgtGTCACTCCCTTTTCTCCTtttggcattttgaagctctacttagaacctcctaaaGAGCCAACCgtgaaaaatgtacattcttgtcatttttcaacGATTCTTAAAATTATGATCAGCGGTGTATAATTAATGAACATTTTCCAAATTATTCAACACAGAATTATGTAAATGAATGAAGGGCAAACTCTGTTCCATAATTCATTGAACATTTAGATGTTACTCATCGTCACGCTCTGCTGGAagtgctctgctgccacctgtctGCTGTCTcttgcagtgcactgctggtCCTGCCGGGGCGGAGCCACGAGCACACACCTGAGAGTGAGCTTAATCAGGCCTTCCTAAGCCGTGCTGGGACACTCCTCACTCATTGCCAGATGGTTTCATGGACTTCACTCTCTCCCCGGTCGACCATGACCTCGTGTTGTGGTTCTCGTGTGTAGCTACTTTCTCCGAGCATTCTTTAAGTACAGTAGTTGGTCATTGATGATCGCTTTGttctatatttgtgttttttatgcttaatatcatgtataatatttACATAAGAATCCAtattgcatgtatgtatgtcttccaactggcatttttttttccaaaaaaagtgcagcatTTGGCGGTCATTTTTGGAACACGTAACAAAcgtttattacaaaatgcggcaTTATTACATAATGTGTTATTACAaggtgcgcattaaaagtgaaggacaggaagagtgtttttgcgtcatgcatttattcggtaattaaacaAAGGTGAAGTAGTGGAGCTCCACCCTCATACTGTACCACCGTGCAATGCCAGTCTGAAAGCGGCATacacccctccacaatgcaacccaacccaacaccgccaagaaggcagagcttagACACACTCCTCCATTGCCTGGCAACACCTCCCCTTGCTGGTAAAACACGCATAGGTGTCCAGAGTGTGGTGCGggatctgtggaacgtggctcagtgcagaaataaaacaaaacaaagcctaAATTCTCCCAACGTAGATAtaaacggtggttatcaactttgTCAAATCCAGTTCTCAGGTTTGTGCTGCTACTTGTCCTCCAAAATGGAGCCATCACGGCCGGTGTAGTTGACACAAAATGAGCAAGTAATTGTTGTGGAGCGTTAGGAAGAGTTATCACTGCCAAAAATGTACACTGCTGCCGTCAGAGAGAGCAAGCGAGGacaactgtcttttttcatttttgactgatgtctacattgttttcatattttactgatCTCAATAGtagaatgcgtgtgtgtgtgttttttttgtttgtttactgcAGGCTATaatgtggttttttttgttgttgttttttttactctgtcGGGATGACCGACACGTTCCcgcaaatacaatgaatgcattttgatttttttatttttttaataaaataggAGCAGTGTGACAACCCACAcccttgtttgttcttcaacTGGCTGGATGTTACTCAAGTCATTcagaggcagattctgtggggaCGTTTTCCCTGTTGGAAATTACATAATCATCTCCTTGGTTGAATACTTTGACTTGGGACACATTTAGTCAACAAACTTGGAAGTTATATTTACACAATGTGACACATAATTGCATATACTTACACTGCCGGTCAAACGTTTTAGATCACTCCAATTTctgtgatggaaaaaaacacattttttagtgttaagttggtctctcttccattgttaactCCCTTttgtcttgccatttttgtgtcAACTAAGGACTTTCTCCAGTAcgatgctgttcaactgatgctcaCGAGGATATAGTACCGCCGTGTACTgcaaacactgtttttatgcagacagaggaggtagtaagtccTCCGGAACTTGGAACAACCGTAGGAATAAGTTGCACCGACCGCCAAGGCTTGATctgcacaggcaaaacctatcctaacCAATCTGATATTGAGTGTAGACGTTCAGTGCTGTTTACTGATTGATTAAGCAACACAATAGGACACACCTGATGGCCGCAGGTAAGCTACGTTATTTTTCCTGGCCTCCTTGACTCCACCATGAAGACAAATCAGACGTTAACGTTATTTGCCTGCTCAAATTTAccaaagagtaaaaaaaaggtGCTGCCATGTTAATGTGACCAATCTTCAAATGCAACGGTTGGCCTGCAGGCGTCATTGAAGGTATTTAAGAGCCCAGATCTTGAGGTGAGGCTGAAGACGGTGGAGCCAGATTGAAAAGGACACATCTCCGGTGAGTAGAAGAGAAACATGGCAGAGGTTGATCAGAAAAATGAGTGATGTGCTGTTCCCAGGTCAGACTCATCCTGAGCCATGCCTTCTGCTGTGACGACTGTCCTCCTGATGGGGGCGCTGATGGTCGTGTCGGCCTTTGCTCAATCTTGTAAGAAGCAAAGCGTCAGCGATACCGACTCTGGCGAGCAGCAGACAAAGACtgacagtgtttgtgtgtcacagACGACTTTGATGGGTTGGATACTCTGTGTTCCAACATTGAGCTGGAAGAATGTGAAAGTGACGTGTGTGGGGTGTACCGCCTGAATGAAAACAGCTGTGTCAAAGTATTGACCATAGAAAAGGATTTCGCCAACGCAGAGGTGAAACATCAGCAGACAAAAGCAGCAGAAATAAACATCTTCTGGTTCTAAACTTCTTCGTTGTCCTCCTACCAGCAAACGTGTCGAATTTTCCAAGGCAATTTGGTGAAAGTGCAAAATGCGGACGAGCACAAGAAGCTGCTGTGTATGATGTTACGGCTGTTCCCGTTCCGGCTCCACTACTGGATCGGTGCTCTAAGAGAAAACGTAAGCAGCCAACACTGATGATGAAGCGTGGATGAAGAGCTCGAAATGGTTGTCTTTGTTTCAGGATGATTTCTACTGGGCTGATGGAAGTGGAAAAGTGGAGTTTGCTCCATGGCGTCCAGGTCAGCCTGACAGATTTAACAATGAAGAGAACTGCGTGTGGATGAACTCTGGCAGTAAGTTCGACTAAACATCTGAACGTCTGTCTCGGCATGACACTGAATGTCGTCTCCTGTCTTTGTCCAGCCTGGGGTCCATGGAACGACGTCTCGTGTGGTTGCAAGGCTTCTGTGGCGTGCGAGATCGCAATGTGATTGTTTTCTTCTCCAAGAGTCGACAAGAGCAGCCGCTCAGCCTGTCTACTCACAAACACCACTTTTACAGGAGTCGCAATAAACTTCAAGCATCTCATCATTTGTTCCTGCTTCtgctttcattcatttcacGTGCGTCAAAACCACTGCTCTTTCATGAGCACGTGTTAGCTTAGCTTCACTGCTGCGTCTCCATTTGCCAATTTCTTATTTTAGACTTAGCTGTTTGAGTGCATACTGtaagtgtgttcacactgagaTGTTGCACTCACAAtggccaaaatgttgtgtgtgCATTGCTGGACACTTACCAACCTCAagagtcgccatcttggctacgtagcggaaggggaggggtTAACTTGAAATGATGCCGCCTGAGGAGCAACCTGTAGCGATGGAAAGCATAGACATAAAGAATCTACAAGCAGGGCAGCAACACATGTATCTATATCAGACCGTTCAATTGGCACTATGAATTGAACTTACTGTAACCCAACAAAGTAATAAGGGACGCCTGCATTAGATGACAGGGCAGGTAGAACTGGCCTTTGTTATATCTGTCATACAATTTTTTTACTCTTTGAttcaaacctgaatttaatttgacacATATTTACCTTggaaacaaatgtttttattatttatttgatttttttggtggcaaataacaaaaagaacagaataaaataaataccttTCTTAAACAGCCCTCTGCCTAATTAACACACCACgtggaaaaggcttcttgagacgtcatctgtacttctgtgaagaaggtgtcggacgtttcgctcctcatccgaagagcttcgtcagcgaactaataagtgctggtagcctaggccttaaatacagtaagagtgggcggaattggtgtgccaacaccctcctcctattggttccttacactaagcctgggcggcgttgtggtctaatcctctcctgttattcacacctccgataaaagggaagtgtcgctccctgagttgggtatgaacgactctgatactggctcgttagcatctattgttctggctcggccctggcttcacctcatttgcaagactaagagctgtgggttttggtctcagtaacctgctgaacacagggtccaaattaaacctcaaaccaccattccgattcaatgatgggttctgttgtttgacaaaaatagcttcctttactcctctttcaaaccatctgttttctttggccaaaatctttacctcgctgtcctcaaaagagtgattggtagctttaaggtgtagatgtactgctgattgaggcccactagcattgtccctgcgatgttgataaagccttttttggagcatttgcttagtttccccaatgtagtgctctttgcattcctcatctttgcagtggatggaatagaccacattgctctgtttctggtttggagccttgtctttaggatgcactcatttttgtctcagggtatttactggtttgaaataggtaggaattttgtgttgccataagatcctctggagtttttcggagacccccgctacaccACGTGTtgatgttcattaaacaacttTGACACACGACATAATTATTACTATGACAACAGAGCAGAGTtgtgaaatgacttttttttttttaacctgagcTAGCATTACTGCTAACTTAGCACATACCTCGTGAATGCggtagccacttgtagcttcaacgtcggacaaaaaaaagagcactGAACTAAACCCATTGCttcgttttctttttttttttttttttaaacacacggAGTCTGAAGACCTTAAGTTAGGTGGGTAACTCCAGCTTgttagctagctgccgccaagtTGAGGCTGAGTCCCTGCTAACACATAACCAATAAAAGAACATTAGCTTATGGTTCTCCAATGGATAGTTAGAACCAAACCAAGGGAGAACGTTGGCTAAACATTCTCTCTTGTTTACGTAGCAAACTAACAAGGTTTAACGTTGCCTGAATGTTAGGGGACCAACCAACAGAAACGTCGCCCTGTGTGTCTGTCGCGAATGAATGGGCTCTAAGAGCCGGTTCGCGTCGC
The sequence above is a segment of the Dunckerocampus dactyliophorus isolate RoL2022-P2 chromosome 3, RoL_Ddac_1.1, whole genome shotgun sequence genome. Coding sequences within it:
- the LOC129178182 gene encoding C-type isolectin Sp-CL4-like isoform X1; its protein translation is MPSAVTTVLLMGALMVVSAFAQSYDFDGLDTLCSNIELEECESDVCGVYRLNENSCVKVLTIEKDFANAEQTCRIFQGNLVKVQNADEHKKLLCMMLRLFPFRLHYWIGALRENDDFYWADGSGKVEFAPWRPGQPDRFNNEENCVWMNSGTWGPWNDVSCGCKASVACEIAM